Proteins from a genomic interval of Eschrichtius robustus isolate mEscRob2 chromosome 18, mEscRob2.pri, whole genome shotgun sequence:
- the SERTM1 gene encoding serine-rich and transmembrane domain-containing protein 1 produces the protein MSEPDSSSVFSGSMENGTFLELFPTSLSTSVDPSSGHLSNVYIYVSIFLSLLAFLLLLLIIALQRLKNIISSSSSYPEYPSDAGSSFTNLEVCSISSQRSTFSNLSS, from the coding sequence ATGTCTGAACCTGACTCTTCATCTGTATTCTCGGGGAGTATGGAGAATGGAACTTTCCTCGAGCTATTTCCCACATCCCTGTCCACATCGGTGGACCCGTCCTCAGGCCACCTGTCAAATGTCTATATCTATGTGTCCATATTCCTCAGCCTGTTAGCCTTCCTGCTTCTACTTTTAATCATTGCCCTCCAGAGGCTCAAAAATATCATCTCCTCCAGTTCCTCCTACCCGGAGTATCCAAGCGACGCTGGAAGTTCTTTCACCAACTTGGAAGTCTGCAGTATTTCCTCGCAAAGGTCCACTTTTTCAAACCTTTCCTCCTGA